A section of the Streptomyces sp. Je 1-369 genome encodes:
- a CDS encoding streptophobe family protein, which produces MQAEERNGERRGVRWGDVLLSAIAAVSWALVGMAGTAALALHLLGADAVAALGPLTAATVALGAGGSVTPSGDVSAFGLDDAEATTTVDIAPLGVGLVGALLLAHFFLRSLRGAGVVISPAELLARAGAVVALFLGMLAGLAWAGHDVITIDGEQLGIDKGIEEGIDELPGGIGDIGGLLPDRLGDLAQAKASVGFTVDTGPTLLGGAVWVTGVLLIALLASRRTPLPRALGGLHRVVRPAVSALVTVVLVAVAAGFAAAAYAMIGDGHPKRIAGAALLGAPNGVWLGLPVGLLVPWDGKATGELTRFLPDPVDDLLTGPSDKPLSLARLAELDNRVWLLGIAAAMAMLSAGVLTAVRTPRARDTVSAAGFAGRCGVRLGIVTALGLPLLVRLTNVSADASLSVFGFDAFGAGIELHGRPGMAALLGAAWGFGAGLVGAGLAVLTGAAGGRASGLALASGAGGLPLAVEQGGGGSAGAGVGVGSGGAGVGLGSGGAGGGAGPGAAGPAGAGPGSTGPAGAGPGSTGPAGAGPGPYAPGAPYRPPNPDTNPYLRTEDGWAGAGGSAGSGGSAGAGGPAGAGGTAGSRGAARSRGTAGSGGTAGSGGPAGSWGPARSGGSTESRDPAGPRGTAGSGGTTGSRGPAGAGGTTGSRGPAGFDGYSDPTSPTDPPELPPEEVPPRPDRDVSGAPTVMGPVVPPPPPPRRRSRSRSTDWPPPPPPPPPPPPKAPRDPD; this is translated from the coding sequence ATGCAGGCCGAGGAACGGAACGGTGAGAGGCGGGGCGTGCGGTGGGGCGATGTGCTGCTCTCCGCGATCGCCGCGGTCAGTTGGGCGCTGGTGGGCATGGCGGGGACGGCCGCGCTCGCGCTGCACCTGCTCGGCGCGGACGCGGTGGCCGCGCTCGGGCCGCTGACGGCGGCCACCGTCGCGCTGGGCGCGGGGGGTTCGGTCACGCCGTCCGGTGACGTCTCCGCCTTCGGCCTGGACGACGCCGAGGCGACGACGACAGTCGATATTGCGCCACTCGGTGTGGGTTTGGTCGGAGCGCTCCTGCTCGCCCACTTCTTCCTGCGTTCCCTGCGCGGGGCGGGCGTCGTCATCTCACCTGCCGAACTCCTCGCGCGTGCGGGCGCGGTGGTCGCCCTCTTCCTCGGGATGCTCGCGGGGCTCGCCTGGGCCGGTCACGACGTCATCACGATCGACGGCGAGCAGCTCGGTATCGACAAGGGGATCGAGGAGGGCATCGACGAGCTGCCCGGCGGGATCGGGGACATCGGCGGGCTGCTCCCGGACCGGCTCGGGGACCTCGCGCAGGCGAAGGCATCGGTCGGATTCACCGTCGACACGGGTCCGACGCTGCTCGGCGGCGCGGTCTGGGTGACCGGCGTCCTGCTCATCGCGCTCCTCGCCTCGCGCCGCACGCCGTTGCCGCGCGCCCTGGGCGGCCTGCACCGAGTGGTGCGGCCTGCCGTGTCCGCGCTGGTCACGGTGGTACTGGTGGCGGTCGCCGCGGGGTTCGCGGCGGCGGCGTACGCGATGATCGGCGACGGCCATCCGAAGCGGATCGCGGGCGCGGCGCTGCTCGGGGCGCCGAACGGGGTGTGGCTCGGCCTGCCGGTCGGCCTCCTCGTCCCGTGGGACGGCAAGGCGACGGGCGAGCTCACGCGTTTCCTGCCGGATCCGGTGGACGACCTCCTGACGGGCCCTTCCGACAAGCCGCTCTCGCTCGCCCGCCTCGCCGAACTCGACAACAGGGTATGGCTGTTGGGCATCGCGGCGGCGATGGCGATGCTGTCCGCGGGCGTACTGACGGCCGTACGCACGCCACGCGCCCGGGACACCGTGTCCGCGGCGGGGTTCGCGGGGCGGTGCGGGGTGCGTCTCGGCATCGTGACGGCGCTGGGCCTGCCGCTCCTGGTCCGGCTGACGAATGTCTCGGCCGACGCCTCGCTCTCCGTCTTCGGCTTCGACGCGTTCGGCGCGGGCATCGAGCTGCACGGCCGCCCGGGGATGGCGGCGCTGCTGGGGGCGGCGTGGGGGTTCGGGGCGGGGTTGGTCGGGGCGGGTCTCGCGGTGCTTACGGGGGCGGCGGGTGGCCGAGCATCGGGGTTGGCCCTCGCTTCTGGCGCGGGCGGCCTTCCACTCGCTGTCGAGCAGGGGGGTGGTGGCTCTGCGGGGGCTGGGGTGGGGGTGGGGTCCGGCGGGGCTGGGGTGGGGCTGGGGTCCGGCGGGGCGGGGGGGGGGGCGGGGCCGGGGGCGGCCGGGCCTGCGGGAGCGGGGCCAGGATCCACCGGACCTGCGGGAGCGGGGCCAGGATCCACCGGACCTGCGGGGGCAGGGCCAGGGCCGTACGCACCCGGGGCGCCGTACCGGCCGCCGAACCCGGACACGAATCCGTACTTGCGCACGGAGGACGGCTGGGCGGGGGCGGGGGGCTCGGCGGGGTCTGGGGGGTCTGCGGGGGCCGGGGGTCCTGCGGGGGCCGGGGGCACGGCGGGGTCTAGGGGCGCGGCGCGGTCTAGGGGCACGGCAGGGTCCGGAGGGACGGCGGGGTCCGGGGGTCCTGCAGGGTCCTGGGGTCCTGCGAGGTCCGGAGGCTCGACGGAATCTAGGGACCCTGCGGGGCCTAGGGGCACGGCAGGGTCCGGAGGCACGACGGGGTCTAGGGGCCCTGCGGGGGCCGGAGGCACGACGGGGTCTAGGGGCCCTGCGGGCTTTGACGGCTACTCGGACCCGACAAGCCCCACGGACCCGCCGGAGCTCCCGCCGGAAGAGGTACCTCCGCGACCCGACCGGGACGTCTCCGGCGCCCCCACCGTCATGGGTCCGGTAGTCCCTCCTCCCCCACCACCCCGCCGCCGCTCCCGCTCCCGCTCCACGGACTGGCCGCCTCCGCCTCCGCCTCCGCCTCCGCCGCCGCCCAAGGCCCCTCGAGACCCGGACTGA
- the serB gene encoding phosphoserine phosphatase SerB — protein sequence MSASQPPQPADIPTLLVKIFGKDRPGITAGLFDTLAAYSVDVVDIEQVVTRGRIVLCALVTEPPAGLEGDLRATVHSWAESMKMQAEIISGIGDNRPRGLGRSLVTVLGHPLTSESTAAIAASITATGGNIDRIFRLAKYPVTAVEFAVSGTETEPLRTALAIEAARLGVDVAVVSAGLHRRAQRLVVMDVDSTLIQDEVIELFAAHAGCEAEVAGVTAAAMRGELDFEQSLHARVALLAGLDASVVDKVRSEVRLTPGARTLIRTLKRLGYQVGVVSGGFTQVTDDLKERLGLDFAQANTLEIVDGKLTGKVTGEIVDRAGKARLLRRFATEAGVPLEQTVAIGDGANDLDMLNAAGLGVAFNAKPLVREAAHTAVNVPFLDTVLYLLGITREEVEAADTHTD from the coding sequence ATGAGTGCTTCGCAGCCCCCTCAGCCCGCCGACATCCCGACGCTCCTCGTCAAGATCTTCGGCAAGGACCGCCCCGGCATCACCGCCGGCCTCTTCGACACCCTCGCCGCCTACTCCGTCGACGTCGTCGACATCGAGCAGGTCGTCACCCGTGGCCGGATCGTGCTGTGCGCGCTCGTGACCGAGCCGCCCGCCGGCCTGGAGGGCGACCTGCGCGCCACCGTCCACAGCTGGGCGGAGTCCATGAAGATGCAGGCCGAGATCATCTCCGGCATCGGTGACAACCGGCCGCGAGGCCTCGGGCGTTCACTGGTGACCGTCCTCGGCCACCCGCTGACCTCCGAGTCGACGGCCGCGATCGCCGCCAGCATCACCGCGACCGGCGGCAACATCGACCGTATCTTCCGGCTCGCCAAGTACCCGGTCACCGCCGTCGAGTTCGCCGTCTCCGGCACCGAGACGGAGCCGCTGCGCACCGCCCTCGCCATAGAGGCCGCGCGGCTCGGCGTGGACGTCGCCGTCGTGTCGGCGGGCCTGCACCGCCGCGCCCAGCGCCTGGTCGTGATGGACGTCGACTCGACGCTCATCCAGGACGAGGTCATCGAACTCTTCGCCGCGCACGCCGGATGCGAGGCCGAGGTCGCCGGGGTGACGGCGGCGGCGATGCGCGGCGAGCTGGACTTCGAGCAGTCGCTGCACGCCCGCGTGGCGCTCCTCGCGGGCCTGGACGCCTCGGTCGTGGACAAGGTCCGCTCCGAGGTCCGGCTCACACCGGGCGCCCGCACCCTGATCCGTACCCTCAAGCGCCTCGGCTACCAAGTGGGCGTCGTCTCGGGCGGGTTCACTCAGGTCACCGACGATCTGAAGGAACGTCTCGGCCTCGACTTCGCCCAGGCCAACACCCTGGAGATCGTCGACGGCAAACTCACCGGCAAGGTGACCGGCGAGATCGTCGACCGCGCGGGCAAGGCCCGGCTGCTGCGCCGTTTCGCCACGGAGGCGGGGGTCCCGCTGGAGCAGACCGTCGCGATCGGCGACGGCGCGAACGACCTGGACATGCTGAACGCGGCCGGCCTCGGCGTCGCCTTCAACGCCAAGCCCTTGGTCCGCGAGGCGGCGCACACCGCGGTGAACGTTCCCTTCCTGGACACCGTTCTCTATCTCCTCGGCATCACCCGCGAAGAGGTCGAGGCGGCGGACACGCACACCGACTGA
- a CDS encoding SixA phosphatase family protein translates to MSVAEPRRIILFRHAKADWPQVSDHERPLAERGRRDAPVAGRKLTDSGIAFDLALCSTATRTRETWKLAVQELPQRPKTVYEDRVYEASPGELIAVLNETPDDVQNLVLIGHNPGIQGLTDVLAGDSEGDARERLNRRGFPTAAFAVLTYPGSWKALEPGVATLVDYWAPSE, encoded by the coding sequence ATGAGCGTCGCAGAACCCCGCAGGATTATCCTCTTCCGGCATGCGAAGGCCGACTGGCCGCAGGTTTCCGACCACGAGAGGCCGCTCGCCGAGCGCGGACGCCGGGACGCCCCCGTCGCCGGGCGCAAGCTGACCGACAGCGGCATCGCCTTCGACCTCGCCCTCTGCTCGACCGCCACCCGGACCCGCGAGACCTGGAAGCTCGCCGTCCAGGAGCTCCCGCAGCGCCCGAAGACCGTCTACGAGGATCGGGTGTACGAAGCCTCCCCCGGTGAGCTGATCGCCGTGCTCAACGAAACCCCGGACGACGTACAGAACCTCGTCCTGATCGGCCACAACCCCGGCATCCAGGGTCTCACCGACGTCCTCGCGGGGGACTCCGAGGGCGACGCCAGAGAGCGGCTGAACCGCAGGGGCTTCCCGACCGCGGCCTTCGCCGTCCTGACGTACCCCGGTTCGTGGAAGGCGCTGGAGCCCGGCGTGGCCACGCTCGTCGACTACTGGGCGCCGTCCGAGTAG
- a CDS encoding SGM_5486 family transporter-associated protein, which translates to MPVLDPNPQNGQKKLLIVLGAMLAITVIIGVIASIASP; encoded by the coding sequence ATGCCCGTCCTTGACCCGAACCCCCAGAACGGCCAGAAGAAGTTGCTCATCGTGCTCGGCGCGATGCTGGCCATCACCGTGATCATCGGCGTCATCGCATCCATCGCCTCACCGTGA
- a CDS encoding CynX/NimT family MFS transporter has translation MASEKTETMTPTAGANPAPPVQTEGAEKQAPTRAWATRLVIVGIVLAAMNLRPAITSLGALLEEVRDGLGMSGTLAGLLTSVPPLCFAFFGVMAPRLAKRFGPSAVVCVGMVAIASGLVIRPFIGGTAGFLAATALALAGIAVSNVLMPVIVKRWFPDRVGSMTGLYSMALALGTSLAAALTVPVTDGLGGRWQTGLAVWALLAVVAVIPWIPLVRDRGQTAAAVPEHVSAAVRREDDELRITSSRTAWALAVFFGLQATAAYITMGWMPQIFRDAGVPAGQAGVLLAVTMAMGVPLAFVIPRVATRLTNQGPVVIVLGTCGLAGYAGLYLAPAGGAWVWALLLGVSNCAFPLALTMVGMRAKSSVGVAKLSAFAQSTGYLISIPGPLLVGVLYQHSGGWGLPLALMAGLMVPQIVIGTLAGRNRTVEDEVAAARTATA, from the coding sequence ATGGCTAGCGAGAAAACCGAGACGATGACCCCGACGGCCGGGGCGAACCCGGCACCCCCCGTACAGACCGAGGGCGCCGAGAAACAGGCCCCCACGCGCGCGTGGGCGACGCGACTCGTCATCGTCGGCATCGTCCTCGCCGCCATGAACCTCCGCCCGGCCATCACCAGCCTCGGCGCACTCCTCGAAGAGGTCCGCGACGGCCTCGGCATGAGCGGCACCCTCGCGGGACTGCTCACCTCCGTTCCGCCGCTGTGCTTCGCGTTCTTCGGAGTGATGGCACCCCGCCTGGCCAAGCGCTTCGGGCCCAGCGCGGTCGTCTGCGTCGGCATGGTCGCCATCGCCTCCGGCCTGGTGATCCGCCCGTTCATCGGCGGCACCGCGGGCTTCCTCGCCGCCACCGCCCTCGCCCTCGCGGGCATCGCCGTCAGCAACGTCCTGATGCCCGTCATCGTCAAGCGCTGGTTCCCCGACCGGGTCGGTTCCATGACCGGCCTGTACTCGATGGCGCTGGCCCTCGGCACCTCCCTCGCGGCGGCCCTCACCGTGCCCGTCACCGACGGCCTCGGCGGGCGCTGGCAGACCGGCCTCGCCGTGTGGGCGCTGCTGGCCGTCGTCGCCGTCATCCCGTGGATCCCGCTCGTCCGCGACCGCGGCCAGACCGCCGCCGCGGTGCCGGAGCACGTCAGCGCCGCCGTACGCCGCGAGGACGACGAGCTGCGCATCACCTCCAGCCGCACCGCCTGGGCCCTCGCCGTCTTCTTCGGCCTCCAGGCCACCGCCGCGTACATCACGATGGGCTGGATGCCGCAGATCTTCCGCGACGCGGGCGTTCCCGCGGGCCAGGCGGGCGTCCTGCTCGCCGTCACGATGGCCATGGGCGTGCCCCTGGCGTTCGTCATCCCGCGGGTCGCCACGCGTCTCACCAACCAGGGCCCGGTCGTGATCGTCCTCGGTACGTGCGGCCTCGCCGGGTACGCGGGCCTCTACTTGGCCCCCGCCGGTGGCGCCTGGGTCTGGGCGCTGCTGCTCGGCGTCTCCAACTGCGCCTTCCCGCTCGCCCTCACCATGGTCGGCATGCGCGCCAAGAGCAGCGTCGGCGTGGCCAAGCTGTCCGCCTTCGCGCAGAGCACGGGCTACCTGATCTCCATCCCGGGCCCGCTCCTCGTGGGCGTGCTCTACCAGCACAGCGGCGGCTGGGGGCTGCCCCTCGCGCTCATGGCCGGCCTCATGGTGCCGCAGATCGTCATCGGCACTCTCGCGGGCCGCAACCGCACGGTCGAGGACGAGGTGGCGGCGGCGAGGACGGCGACGGCCTGA
- a CDS encoding FadR/GntR family transcriptional regulator produces the protein MPLTTPRRSALSEQVISELRNQISSGEWPVGSRIPTEPELVDQLGVARNTVREAVRALAHNGLLDIRQGSGTYVVATSELAGVMQRRFADADPRHIAELRSTLESSAAKLAAERRTDRDLKQLDALLVRREEVWASGDAEAFVTADATFHMAVVAASHNDVMTALYADLGEVLRDWLREDIGEELTPEAHMDHARLVDAIRAGDAEAAASEAAGYPFMCRPDRFTSGS, from the coding sequence ATGCCGCTGACCACCCCTCGCCGTTCGGCACTCTCCGAACAGGTCATCTCCGAGCTGCGCAACCAGATCTCGTCGGGCGAGTGGCCGGTCGGTTCCCGCATCCCCACCGAGCCGGAGCTGGTCGACCAGCTGGGCGTGGCCAGGAACACGGTCAGGGAGGCCGTGCGCGCCCTCGCGCACAACGGTCTGCTCGACATCCGGCAGGGCTCGGGGACGTATGTGGTCGCGACGAGCGAGCTCGCCGGTGTGATGCAGCGCAGGTTCGCCGACGCGGACCCGCGGCACATCGCGGAGCTGCGCAGCACGCTGGAGTCCAGTGCCGCGAAGCTCGCCGCCGAGCGCCGCACCGACCGGGACCTCAAGCAGCTGGACGCGCTCCTCGTGCGCCGCGAGGAGGTCTGGGCGTCCGGGGACGCGGAGGCGTTCGTGACGGCCGACGCGACGTTCCACATGGCCGTCGTCGCCGCGTCGCACAACGACGTCATGACGGCGCTCTACGCGGACCTCGGCGAGGTGCTGCGGGACTGGCTGCGCGAGGACATCGGCGAGGAGCTGACGCCCGAGGCGCACATGGACCACGCGCGGCTGGTCGACGCGATCCGCGCGGGCGACGCGGAGGCCGCCGCCTCGGAGGCCGCGGGCTACCCGTTCATGTGCCGCCCGGACCGCTTCACCTCCGGCAGCTGA